One genomic window of Pseudomonas sp. LFM046 includes the following:
- a CDS encoding RNA polymerase sigma factor: MNATLTDDDAALLRRYRNGDAEAFGVLYARHRLGLYRFLCGLCGDAALAEEIFQETWLNLIRSESEQRGQASFKTWLYQIARNRLIDHWRKHGRQQGREEAFDEVLHGDALPGNSPDPEQELALSQDQQRLRAALDELPGEQREVFLLRAHGDLELTEIAELTRTPAETVKSRLRYALQKLRRLLADPAAAEEVSA; the protein is encoded by the coding sequence GTGAACGCGACACTCACGGACGACGACGCCGCCTTGCTGCGGCGTTACCGCAACGGCGATGCCGAGGCCTTTGGCGTGCTCTACGCGCGCCATCGCCTCGGCCTCTACCGTTTTCTCTGCGGGCTGTGCGGCGACGCTGCCCTGGCCGAGGAAATCTTCCAGGAAACCTGGTTGAACCTGATCCGCAGCGAATCGGAGCAGCGTGGCCAGGCCAGCTTCAAGACCTGGCTCTACCAGATCGCCCGCAACCGCCTGATCGATCACTGGCGCAAGCACGGTCGACAGCAGGGGCGCGAAGAAGCTTTCGACGAGGTCCTGCACGGTGATGCTCTGCCGGGCAACAGCCCCGACCCCGAGCAGGAACTCGCCCTCAGCCAGGACCAGCAGCGCTTGCGTGCGGCGCTGGACGAGCTGCCAGGGGAACAGCGCGAGGTCTTCCTGTTACGCGCCCATGGCGACCTGGAACTGACCGAAATTGCCGAACTCACCCGCACGCCCGCCGAGACGGTAAAGAGCCGCTTGCGTTACGCGTTGCAGAAGTTGCGTCGGCTGCTGGCCGACCCGGCTGCGGCCGAGGAGGTATCCGCATGA